The following proteins are encoded in a genomic region of Zea mays cultivar B73 chromosome 9, Zm-B73-REFERENCE-NAM-5.0, whole genome shotgun sequence:
- the LOC103638804 gene encoding putative pentatricopeptide repeat-containing protein At3g13770, mitochondrial, whose protein sequence is MLTARGLRRLAAAVCFARRSASAVAALPGAGAARFHDYDAAITECVGRRALREGRQVHARMVTAGYRPALYLATRLVIMYARCGALEDAHNVLDGMPERNVVSWTAMISGYSQNERPAEAWDLFIMMLRAGCEPNEFTLASVLTSCTGSQGIHQHQIKQVHAFAIKKNFELHMFVGSSLLDMYARSENIQEARRVFDMLPARDVVSYTTILSGYTRLGLDEEALNLFRQLYNEGMQCNQVTFSVLLNALSGLSSMDYGKQVHGLILRRELPFFMALQNSLIDMYSKCGKLLYSRRVFDNMPERSVVSWNAMLMGYGRHGMAYEVVQLFRFMCDKVKPDSVTLLAVLLGYSHGGLVDEGLDMFDHIVKEQSTLLNTQHYGCVIDLLGRSGQLEKALLLIQKMPFQPTRAIWGSLLGACRVHANVHVGEFVAQKLFDIEPENAGNYVILSNIYAAARMWKDVFRLRKLMLKKTVIKEPGRSWMILDKVIHTFHSSERFHPRKEDINVKINEIYAAIKAAGFVPDLSCVLHDVDDEQKERMLLGHSEKLAITFGLMSTPSDLTIQVMKNLRICVDCHNFAKFVSKVYGREISLRDKNRFHLITEGACTCGDYW, encoded by the exons ATGCTCACCGCGCGCGGCCTTCGTCGGCTAGCAGCGGCGGTCTGCTTCGCACGCCGCTCCGCGTCGGCTGTGGCGGCGCTCCCCGGTGCCGGCGCCGCGCGGTTCCACGACTACGACGCCGCCATCACGGAGTGTGTCGGGAGGCGGGCGCTCCGCGAGGGGCGGCAGGTGCACGCGCGCATGGTGACCGCGGGGTACCGCCCGGCGCTGTACCTGGCGACGCGGCTGGTGATCATGTACGCTAGGTGCGGTGCGCTGGAGGACGCACACAACGTGCTCGATGGAATGCCCGAGCGGAACGTGGTCTCGTGGACGGCAATGATATCCGGATATTCTCAGAATGAACGGCCTGCCGAGGCCTGGGATCTGTTCATCATGATGCTCAGAGCTG GATGCGAGCCTAACGAATTCACTTTGGCATCCGTCCTTACCTCCTGTACTGGCTCTCAAGGCATACACCAACACCAGATTAAGCAAGTCCATGCTTTTGCCATCAAGAAAAATTTTGAGTTACACATGTTTGTAGGGAGTTCCCTTCTTGACATGTATGCCAGGTCAGAGAATATCCAAGAAGCTCGGAGGGTGTTTGATATGCTTCCTGCAAGAGATGTTGTTTCCTATACCACCATTTTATCTGGCTACACCCGACTGGGCCTTGATGAGGAAGCCCTGAACTTGTTCAGGCAGCTGTACAATGAAGGGATGCAATGCAATCAAGTTACGTTCTCAGTCCTTCTCAATGCATTGTCTGGGCTTTCTTCTATGGATTATGGAAAGCAGGTCCATGGGCTAATTCTTCGTAGAGAGTTGCCATTTTTCATGGCTTTGCAGAATTCTTTGATTGACATGTACTCTAAATGTGGCAAGCTGTTATACTCACGAAGGGTGTTTGACAATATGCCTGAGAGATCAGTGGTTAGCTGGAATGCTATGCTTATGGGATATGGAaggcatggcatggcatatgaagtTGTTCAGCTCTTCAGATTTATGTGTGATAAAGTGAAGCCTGACAGTGTTACTCTATTGGCTGTTTTGTTGGGCTATAGTCATGGTGGTCTGGTTGACGAGGGCCTTGATATGTTCGATCATATAGTTAAAGAGCAGAGCACACTCCTCAATACTCAACATTATGGATGTGTTATTGATCTTCTTGGACGTTCTGGACAACTTGAGAAGGCACTACTTTTGATACAAAAGATGCCATTTCAACCAACTCGAGCAATTTGGGGTTCATTGCTTGGTGCTTGTAGAGTTCATGCTAATGTTCATGTCGGTGAGTTTGTTGCGCAGAAGCTTTTTGACATTGAACCGGAAAATGCTGGCAATTATGTGATCCTTTCTAACATTTATGCTGCTGCTCGGATGTGGAAAGATGTTTTCAGACTGAGAAAGTTAATGTTAAAGAAGACTGTGATAAAAGAACCTGGGCGGAGCTGGATGATTCTTGACAAGGTTATTCATACCTTCCACTCTAGTGAGCGTTTCCACCCCAGGAAGGAAGATATAAATGTTAAGATTAATGAGATATATGCTGCTATTAAAGCGGCTGGTTTTGTTCCTGATCTGAGCTGTGTACttcatgatgttgatgatgagcaGAAAGAACGCATGCTTCTTGGGCACAGTGAGAAGCTGGCCATAACTTTTGGACTGATGAGTACTCCTTCAGACTTGACCATCCAGGTTATGAAGAATCTTCGCATCTGTGTTGACTGCCACAATTTTGCAAAGTTTGTCTCAAAAGTTTATGGAAGGGAGATATCCCTCAGAGACAAAAATCGCTTTCATCTAATTACAGAAGGAGCTTGCACCTGTGGAGATTACTGGTGA